A genome region from Candidatus Zixiibacteriota bacterium includes the following:
- the thiC gene encoding phosphomethylpyrimidine synthase ThiC, with amino-acid sequence MTQLESALQNIITEEMKIVAADENIDLEDLRRMVAMGVVVIPANPNHINRHPYGIGRPLKVKINANIGTSPKNVSLEHELMKLKVVEELGAESIMDLSTSGDLNHIRSEIIANSKILVGTVPIYHVIEKNFEDFTKVTADSILEVIELHGKQGVDFITVHCGITRAALPLVRKRLTKIVSRGGSFLAAWMKLHKRENPLFERYDDLLEIAREYDMTLSLGDGLRPGSLADATDEAQLHELKVLGELTKRARKAGVQVMVEGPGHVPLDQIEKNMKLQQEICADAPFYVLGPLTTDCAPGYDHITGAIGGTLAAYYGASFLCYVTPAEHLRLPSIEDVREGVIASKIAAHSADIARGNRHAIEYDREYSKARTDFDWEKMFTMAIDPVRPRIYREDSTNVGTEECSMCGEFCALKMLDRDKPKV; translated from the coding sequence ATGACACAACTTGAATCCGCTTTGCAGAATATAATAACCGAGGAAATGAAGATCGTGGCTGCCGATGAAAACATCGACTTAGAAGATCTTCGCCGTATGGTCGCTATGGGCGTGGTTGTGATCCCTGCCAATCCGAACCATATCAACCGTCATCCCTATGGTATCGGTCGACCGCTCAAGGTAAAGATCAATGCCAATATCGGTACCTCGCCCAAAAATGTCAGTCTCGAGCATGAGCTTATGAAGTTAAAAGTCGTCGAGGAGCTGGGCGCGGAATCGATCATGGACCTGAGCACGTCGGGTGATCTGAATCATATTCGCAGTGAGATCATCGCGAATTCAAAAATTCTGGTCGGGACCGTCCCGATTTACCATGTGATCGAGAAGAATTTCGAGGATTTCACGAAAGTTACCGCTGATTCAATCCTCGAAGTAATCGAACTGCACGGTAAGCAGGGTGTGGATTTCATTACTGTTCATTGCGGGATCACCCGGGCCGCCTTACCATTGGTCAGAAAAAGGTTGACCAAAATAGTATCCCGAGGAGGATCATTCCTGGCGGCCTGGATGAAGCTTCATAAGCGGGAGAATCCGCTTTTTGAGCGCTACGATGACCTGCTTGAGATAGCCCGCGAGTACGATATGACGCTCAGCCTGGGCGATGGTCTCCGGCCGGGTTCGCTGGCTGATGCTACAGATGAAGCACAGTTACATGAGCTCAAGGTGCTCGGTGAGTTGACAAAAAGAGCCCGTAAAGCAGGTGTGCAGGTGATGGTTGAAGGCCCCGGTCATGTGCCCCTGGATCAGATCGAGAAGAACATGAAACTTCAGCAGGAAATTTGTGCCGACGCGCCTTTCTATGTGCTGGGACCTTTGACAACCGACTGCGCTCCGGGTTATGATCATATTACCGGGGCGATCGGGGGTACCCTGGCGGCATATTACGGGGCATCGTTTTTGTGTTACGTCACCCCTGCAGAGCACCTGCGTCTGCCCTCGATAGAAGATGTACGCGAGGGGGTAATCGCCTCGAAGATAGCCGCCCACAGCGCGGATATCGCCCGCGGAAACCGCCATGCAATTGAATATGACCGTGAATATTCAAAAGCTCGTACGGATTTCGACTGGGAGAAAATGTTCACCATGGCAATCGATCCGGTGAGACCCCGCATCTATCGTGAGGACAGCACCAATGTCGGCACCGAGGAATGTTCGATGTGCGGTGAGTTCTGCGCACTCAAGATGCTCGACCGCGATAAACCTAAAGTCTGA